From a region of the Sulfuricurvum sp. genome:
- a CDS encoding DUF1353 domain-containing protein yields MSSFTTPLVGEWTNDDMTQFKLTQEFEYVANDGSVYSVPIGFITDFASTPKWLRWLIPPIGKYGKAAVLHDYLYKTHSVGKNKADQLFLEAMQVLKVHHWNARIMYEAVVIFGEKEYLKGGK; encoded by the coding sequence ATGAGTAGCTTTACAACACCATTAGTAGGTGAATGGACTAATGACGATATGACTCAGTTTAAGCTCACACAAGAGTTTGAGTATGTCGCTAATGATGGATCTGTATATTCTGTGCCAATAGGATTTATCACAGACTTTGCATCTACACCAAAATGGCTTAGATGGTTAATACCGCCTATAGGAAAATATGGTAAAGCGGCAGTACTCCATGATTATCTGTATAAGACTCATTCAGTAGGGAAAAACAAAGCTGATCAATTATTTTTAGAAGCAATGCAAGTTTTAAAAGTACATCATTGGAATGCCCGTATCATGTATGAAGCAGTGGTAATTTTTGGAGAGAAAGAATATTTGAAGGGCGGAAAGTAA
- a CDS encoding DUF4043 family protein yields the protein MPLASDFVLTDPMERQAHGREITVNYTEQSMFNPFMGTSNDALIKTQLVDDGTNAGTVTMHMRGLVRGQGVEGNTDFDANMDSLEYLSQDIPYELFGNAIPSKDRRIESRTAADNFRGDAKDGLSDWARDTSDRIIVSRLSQDCTNVVACNAATGYDAANVTSGIVAGDIFNTQAIDEAKKRATLGIDGAGNRHPRIRPYRLKVSDNNGIPVYETFYVMIIGETSAQALREDPIWREEQKYAADRGITNNFFTGQLGIHNGVILTNGGAWTEEYAGIMNSGIGAYRGASSMDGYAGAAALKTEVNLFLGATAGMLPMDEGFNYYEEPYDMKRKMKIAVDRGWAFQKTRYFGKTDAQKKLVWHGKDYGVIAVVSAMS from the coding sequence ATGCCATTAGCGAGTGATTTTGTACTTACTGATCCAATGGAGCGTCAAGCCCATGGTCGTGAGATTACCGTAAATTATACGGAACAGTCGATGTTTAACCCATTTATGGGTACATCTAATGATGCTCTTATTAAGACTCAACTTGTCGATGACGGTACAAATGCTGGAACCGTTACCATGCATATGCGTGGATTAGTTCGTGGCCAAGGGGTAGAGGGTAATACTGATTTTGATGCTAATATGGATAGCTTGGAATATCTTAGCCAAGATATCCCTTATGAGCTTTTTGGTAATGCTATTCCATCTAAAGATCGTCGTATTGAGAGCCGAACTGCTGCTGATAACTTTCGCGGTGATGCAAAGGACGGGTTATCGGACTGGGCTCGTGATACCAGTGATCGTATTATTGTTAGTCGCTTGAGCCAAGACTGTACCAATGTTGTTGCATGTAATGCTGCTACCGGGTATGACGCTGCTAATGTTACCAGCGGTATTGTAGCTGGAGATATTTTTAATACTCAAGCGATTGATGAAGCAAAAAAACGGGCTACTCTCGGTATCGATGGCGCAGGTAACCGCCATCCTCGTATCCGCCCATACCGTCTTAAAGTTTCGGATAATAATGGTATCCCTGTTTATGAAACCTTTTATGTAATGATCATTGGGGAGACTTCAGCGCAAGCACTACGGGAAGATCCAATTTGGCGTGAAGAGCAAAAGTATGCAGCAGATCGCGGTATTACAAATAACTTCTTTACTGGTCAGCTCGGTATCCATAATGGGGTTATCCTGACAAACGGTGGTGCATGGACAGAAGAGTATGCCGGTATTATGAACTCAGGTATCGGTGCTTATCGTGGTGCAAGCTCTATGGATGGATATGCTGGTGCAGCAGCTCTAAAAACTGAAGTCAATCTGTTCTTAGGTGCTACCGCAGGGATGTTACCTATGGATGAAGGGTTTAACTACTACGAAGAGCCATACGACATGAAGCGTAAAATGAAGATTGCAGTTGATCGTGGGTGGGCTTTCCAAAAAACTCGATATTTTGGTAAAACAGATGCACAGAAAAAATTGGTATGGCATGGAAAAGATTACGGTGTAATCGCAGTCGTGTCGGCAATGTCATAA
- a CDS encoding DnaB-like helicase N-terminal domain-containing protein, translated as MEEQLYNLAFERSALSSFIFSPELFGDVIDTLKPHHFYLNAHQNIYETMQYLYRSDKPIDESFIRDELVNKKKFDEKVMVEILITTPINNLSPYIAKIKELYTIRELLRLTTLIKQQVVEENKTSDQIIAEVARYIDILEMSDQSRAKSFSQLKREYLLNPPAPIYPTGVSFIDEALNGGFEMGQLILVSGDPEAGKTILTMQILKNITKMNPAVLFAFEFTTDSLVKLQMRVESEAYENVNLQIIDDGYDIVDLEREIKIWAKRGARFFVIDSQMRIENAANNGTMEDRESEKFSRLAKLAHKLNIDILLIIQNSKADAAASVISPMGTKKGAHEASIIIHLKRLKDDPENGKKEMREIIFSKNKQTGQHFKGEVNFNPYTLMFTRPYGAGGTETKYTGHIPVEHQDAGGKTTGQSSMSLIGEQLSEIAGEGKIDMAQL; from the coding sequence ATGGAAGAACAATTATATAATCTCGCTTTTGAGCGATCTGCTTTATCTTCGTTTATTTTTTCTCCTGAGTTGTTTGGTGATGTCATTGATACTCTGAAACCGCACCATTTTTATCTTAATGCACATCAAAACATTTATGAGACGATGCAATATCTGTATCGAAGTGATAAACCGATCGATGAGTCTTTTATTCGGGATGAATTGGTGAATAAGAAGAAGTTTGATGAGAAGGTGATGGTAGAGATCCTCATAACTACCCCTATCAACAATCTCAGCCCCTATATAGCCAAGATTAAAGAGTTATATACGATCCGGGAACTGTTACGGTTAACAACTCTCATAAAACAGCAAGTAGTTGAAGAAAATAAAACTTCGGATCAAATCATTGCGGAGGTGGCGCGCTATATCGATATCTTGGAGATGTCAGATCAGTCACGGGCAAAGTCATTTAGTCAGCTCAAAAGAGAGTATCTGTTAAATCCTCCCGCTCCGATTTATCCTACCGGAGTGAGCTTTATCGATGAAGCGCTTAACGGCGGTTTTGAGATGGGGCAGCTGATCCTCGTATCCGGAGATCCTGAAGCCGGAAAAACAATCCTCACGATGCAGATCCTGAAAAACATTACGAAGATGAACCCTGCGGTGCTGTTTGCGTTTGAGTTTACGACCGATTCGCTTGTAAAGCTACAGATGCGGGTAGAGAGCGAAGCGTATGAGAATGTTAACCTGCAAATTATCGATGACGGATATGACATCGTAGATTTGGAACGTGAGATCAAGATATGGGCAAAGCGCGGGGCACGGTTTTTTGTAATCGATTCTCAGATGCGGATCGAGAACGCAGCCAATAACGGAACGATGGAAGATCGAGAATCGGAGAAGTTTAGCCGGCTGGCTAAGCTAGCACATAAACTCAATATTGATATCTTGCTAATTATCCAAAACTCGAAAGCGGATGCCGCTGCGTCGGTGATCTCTCCGATGGGGACAAAAAAAGGGGCGCACGAAGCCTCGATCATCATCCATCTCAAACGTCTCAAGGACGATCCGGAGAACGGTAAGAAAGAGATGCGTGAGATCATCTTTTCCAAAAATAAGCAGACAGGGCAACACTTCAAAGGTGAGGTGAATTTTAACCCGTATACGTTGATGTTTACCCGTCCATACGGAGCGGGCGGAACTGAGACTAAATACACCGGTCATATTCCGGTAGAGCATCAAGATGCAGGTGGAAAAACAACGGGGCAGAGTTCGATGAGTTTAATCGGAGAGCAGCTGAGTGAAATTGCCGGAGAGGGCAAGATCGATATGGCGCAATTATAA
- a CDS encoding YqiA/YcfP family alpha/beta fold hydrolase, with product MIIYIHGFGSHGNGSKAKALRGYCQEHAIRFIAPSLSTVPDLAITTLEELIESFQPLEEVCLVGSSLGGYYAMFLSQKYNLPCVLINPAIHPYITLERSLGFPSNFYDQSSYEWNKTHLEMLKRLEMCEPLKNKSLLLLQTGDELLDYTEALSKLPDAETIVEEGGNHGFEGFEHYFENIIEFFGIAIK from the coding sequence GTGATTATCTATATCCACGGTTTTGGGAGTCATGGAAACGGATCAAAAGCGAAAGCGCTGCGCGGATATTGCCAGGAACATGCTATACGCTTTATTGCACCCTCTCTCTCGACAGTTCCCGATTTGGCCATTACGACGTTGGAAGAGCTGATTGAATCGTTTCAACCGCTCGAAGAAGTCTGTCTTGTCGGATCTTCGTTGGGTGGATATTATGCGATGTTTCTCTCCCAAAAGTATAATCTCCCCTGTGTTCTCATCAATCCTGCGATACATCCGTATATTACACTCGAACGTTCATTAGGGTTTCCGTCGAATTTTTACGATCAAAGCAGCTATGAATGGAATAAAACCCATCTGGAGATGCTGAAGCGTCTTGAAATGTGCGAACCGTTGAAAAACAAATCTCTTTTATTGCTACAAACGGGAGATGAGCTTCTCGATTATACAGAGGCACTCAGTAAGCTGCCGGATGCCGAAACGATTGTAGAAGAGGGTGGAAATCATGGATTTGAAGGATTTGAGCATTATTTTGAGAACATTATAGAGTTTTTTGGAATTGCGATAAAATGA
- a CDS encoding dATP/dGTP diphosphohydrolase domain-containing protein has translation MGDKQEDETSCPYGLDSTSERMNQSNDELNEIMSDAHITGIVNFIKSKSFKKDDKGKLRYGLIPPLAEREMVDVLTFGAQKYSVDNWRNVDDLSRYVDAALRHISAYRMGQWSDEETGLHHLAHAMCCLSFIVDIEIGALMHRDDPIVGKEQIISLCDGCAYAGITHEGCFECVERSHFKKLEEGL, from the coding sequence ATGGGAGATAAACAAGAGGATGAAACGTCATGCCCTTATGGGTTGGATAGTACCTCAGAACGGATGAATCAATCTAATGACGAATTAAATGAAATAATGAGTGATGCACACATAACTGGAATAGTGAACTTTATCAAAAGCAAGTCATTTAAAAAAGATGATAAAGGGAAATTACGCTACGGATTGATCCCGCCATTGGCAGAGCGTGAGATGGTAGATGTACTCACATTTGGAGCACAAAAGTACAGTGTAGATAACTGGCGGAATGTAGATGATCTAAGCCGATACGTTGATGCGGCACTCCGTCATATCTCAGCGTATCGGATGGGACAGTGGAGTGATGAAGAGACGGGATTGCATCATCTCGCTCATGCGATGTGCTGTTTGAGTTTTATTGTAGATATTGAGATAGGTGCTCTGATGCATCGGGATGATCCTATCGTTGGAAAAGAGCAAATTATAAGTCTTTGCGATGGATGTGCTTATGCCGGTATTACTCATGAGGGATGTTTTGAATGCGTCGAAAGAAGCCATTTTAAAAAGCTGGAGGAAGGGCTATGA
- the gdhA gene encoding NADP-specific glutamate dehydrogenase, with protein MVEKILANLEKSSCAVDNTFLQAVSEVLHSLTPIVESDPRYEMNGIVERLVTPDRIIQFKVQWLDDQNRVNINNGYRIQFNNSLGPYKGGLRFHPSVTTGVLKFLAFEQIFKNSLTGLPIGGAKGGSDFDPKGKSDFEIMKFCRAFMRELHQYIGARTDVPAGDIGVGSKEIGFLFGEYKRISRNYDGVLSGKPYAFGGSLMRPQATGYGVVYFAQEMLKEELQETLDSQVCCVSGAGNVALHTIEKLQFFGAKVITCSDSEGTIYDPDGIKLELLKSIKGDEKRQSLKLYKAKVPTSVYTQKDDYPEGAHPVWSYPCFAAFPCATQNELTKADAQSLIRNGCIAVVEGANMPTTPDAIDLLQEEGILFAPGKASNAGGVAVSEFEMSQNASMEKWDYDKVDRKLDELMRQIYKRIALTAKEYGRERNFVDGANIAAFKRVAEAMILEGV; from the coding sequence GTGGTCGAAAAAATATTAGCCAATCTCGAAAAATCATCCTGTGCGGTAGACAATACATTTTTGCAGGCAGTCAGCGAAGTTCTCCACTCTTTGACTCCGATTGTTGAAAGCGATCCCCGTTATGAGATGAACGGTATCGTAGAACGTTTGGTGACACCCGACCGCATTATTCAGTTTAAAGTGCAATGGTTGGATGATCAAAACCGGGTGAATATCAACAACGGATATCGTATCCAGTTTAATAATTCGCTCGGGCCTTATAAAGGGGGATTACGTTTCCATCCCAGTGTCACGACCGGAGTACTGAAATTTTTAGCGTTTGAGCAGATTTTCAAAAACTCTTTGACGGGTTTACCGATTGGAGGAGCCAAGGGGGGAAGCGATTTCGATCCCAAAGGGAAAAGCGACTTCGAGATTATGAAGTTTTGCCGCGCGTTTATGCGTGAATTGCATCAATATATCGGAGCGCGTACCGATGTACCTGCCGGAGATATCGGTGTCGGGTCCAAAGAGATCGGATTCTTGTTCGGTGAATACAAACGGATCAGCCGTAATTATGACGGTGTCCTCAGCGGAAAGCCCTATGCGTTCGGAGGATCGTTAATGCGCCCTCAGGCAACAGGATACGGAGTTGTCTATTTTGCCCAAGAGATGCTGAAAGAGGAACTTCAGGAAACGTTGGATTCCCAAGTGTGCTGTGTCAGCGGAGCGGGAAACGTTGCATTGCATACGATTGAAAAATTACAGTTTTTTGGTGCTAAAGTGATCACGTGCAGTGACAGTGAAGGGACGATTTATGATCCTGACGGGATCAAACTCGAATTGCTTAAAAGTATCAAGGGGGATGAGAAACGCCAATCTCTAAAACTCTATAAAGCAAAAGTCCCCACTTCCGTGTATACACAAAAAGATGACTATCCGGAGGGTGCACATCCGGTGTGGAGTTATCCGTGCTTCGCGGCATTCCCGTGTGCAACGCAAAACGAACTGACCAAGGCGGATGCGCAATCCCTGATCCGAAACGGATGCATTGCCGTGGTTGAGGGTGCCAATATGCCGACGACTCCGGATGCGATTGACCTTTTGCAGGAGGAGGGGATTTTGTTCGCTCCGGGCAAAGCATCTAATGCCGGAGGGGTCGCCGTTAGCGAGTTTGAGATGTCTCAAAACGCTTCGATGGAAAAATGGGATTATGATAAAGTGGATCGCAAACTCGATGAACTGATGCGACAGATTTATAAACGGATTGCATTGACTGCAAAAGAATACGGCAGGGAACGCAATTTTGTCGATGGGGCAAATATTGCTGCTTTTAAGCGAGTAGCGGAGGCAATGATTTTGGAAGGAGTGTAG